The following coding sequences lie in one Streptomyces albofaciens JCM 4342 genomic window:
- a CDS encoding alpha/beta hydrolase, with protein sequence MPLLPGAEPFRRDGGPTGVLVCHGFTGSPQSVRPWAEYLADRGLTVSLPLLPGHGTRWQDMQLTTWQDWYAEVDRELRSLRERCERVFVCGLSMGGALALRLAAQHGPAVSGLVLVNPGNKVHDAAAPLLPVLRHVVRTTKGVADDIAKPGAHELGYTRVPLHAAHSLRRFFQVVDAELPRVTQPLLVLTSPQDHVVRPADSERILSRVSSTDVRQTLLERSYHVATLDHDAERIFQDTYDFIARLAPSVRGGVESEETAPSGGA encoded by the coding sequence GTGCCGCTGCTTCCCGGAGCCGAGCCGTTCCGCCGCGACGGCGGCCCGACCGGCGTCCTCGTCTGCCACGGGTTCACCGGCTCCCCCCAGTCCGTCCGCCCCTGGGCCGAGTATCTGGCCGACCGCGGCCTGACCGTCTCGCTGCCGCTGCTGCCCGGGCACGGCACCCGCTGGCAGGACATGCAGCTCACGACCTGGCAGGACTGGTACGCCGAGGTCGACCGCGAGCTGCGGTCGCTGCGCGAGCGGTGCGAGCGGGTCTTCGTGTGCGGCCTGTCGATGGGCGGCGCGCTGGCGCTGCGGCTGGCCGCCCAGCACGGCCCCGCCGTCAGCGGCCTGGTCCTGGTCAACCCCGGCAACAAGGTGCACGACGCGGCCGCCCCGCTGCTGCCGGTGCTGCGGCACGTGGTGCGGACGACCAAGGGCGTGGCGGACGACATCGCCAAGCCCGGCGCCCACGAGCTGGGCTACACCCGGGTGCCGCTGCACGCCGCGCACTCCCTGCGCCGCTTCTTCCAGGTCGTCGACGCCGAACTGCCCCGGGTGACCCAGCCGTTGCTGGTGCTGACCAGCCCGCAGGACCACGTCGTGCGGCCCGCCGACTCCGAGCGCATCCTGAGCCGGGTGTCGTCCACGGACGTACGGCAGACGCTGCTGGAGCGCAGCTACCACGTCGCCACGCTCGACCACGACGCCGAGCGGATCTTCCAGGACACCTACGACTTCATCGCCCGCCTGGCGCCGAGCGTGCGCGGGGGCGTGGAGAGTGAGGAGACGGCCCCCAGTGGTGGAGCGTAG